A window of the Streptomyces sp. NBC_00250 genome harbors these coding sequences:
- a CDS encoding ABC-F family ATP-binding cassette domain-containing protein: MITASGIELRAGARVLIESASFRVAKGDRIGLVGRNGAGKTTLTKCLAGEGVPAAGQIARSGEVGYLPQDPRTGDLDVLARDRILSARGLDVLLKKMRMNEERIATGAGATRDKAMRQYERQETEFLTKGGYAAEAEASTIAAALGLPDRVLGQPLHTLSGGQRRRVELARILFSDADTLLLDEPTNHLDADSIVWLRDYLKSYRGGFIVISHDVDLVETVVNKVFYLDANRSTIDVYNMGWKLYQQQREADEKRRKRERQNAEKKAAALNSQADKMRAKATKTVAAQNMAKRAERLLSGLEAVRASDKVAKLRFPDPAPCGKTPLTAEGLSKSYGSLEIFTDVDLAIDKGSRVVILGLNGAGKTTLLRLLAGAEKPDTGDVTPGHGLKLGYYAQEHETLDPERSVLENMRSAAPDLDLVQVRKTLGSFLFSGDDVDKPAGVLSGGEKTRLALATLVVSSANVLLLDEPTNNLDPASREEILGALRTYKGAVVLVTHDEGAVDALEPERIILLPDGVEDLWGPDYADLVALA; the protein is encoded by the coding sequence GTGATCACCGCTTCCGGCATCGAGCTGCGCGCCGGCGCCCGAGTCCTCATCGAGTCCGCTTCCTTCCGCGTCGCCAAGGGCGACCGCATCGGCCTCGTCGGTCGCAACGGAGCGGGCAAGACCACCCTCACCAAGTGCCTCGCGGGCGAGGGCGTCCCCGCCGCCGGCCAGATCGCCCGCTCCGGCGAGGTCGGCTACCTCCCGCAGGACCCGCGCACCGGCGACCTCGACGTGCTGGCCCGCGACCGCATCCTCTCCGCCCGCGGCCTCGACGTCCTCCTCAAGAAGATGCGGATGAACGAGGAGCGCATCGCCACCGGCGCCGGTGCCACCCGCGACAAGGCGATGCGGCAGTACGAGCGCCAGGAGACCGAGTTCCTGACCAAGGGCGGTTACGCGGCCGAGGCCGAGGCCTCCACCATCGCCGCCGCCCTGGGTCTGCCCGACCGGGTCCTCGGCCAGCCGCTGCACACCCTCTCCGGTGGTCAGCGCCGCCGCGTCGAGCTCGCCCGGATCCTCTTCTCGGACGCCGACACGCTCCTGCTCGACGAGCCGACCAACCACCTCGACGCCGACTCCATCGTCTGGCTGCGCGACTACCTGAAGAGCTACCGCGGCGGCTTCATCGTGATCTCTCACGACGTCGACCTCGTCGAGACCGTGGTCAACAAGGTCTTCTATCTGGACGCCAACCGCTCCACGATCGACGTCTACAACATGGGCTGGAAGCTCTACCAGCAGCAGCGCGAGGCCGACGAGAAGCGCCGCAAGCGCGAGCGCCAGAACGCCGAGAAGAAGGCCGCCGCCCTCAACTCGCAGGCCGACAAGATGCGCGCCAAGGCCACCAAGACCGTGGCCGCGCAGAACATGGCCAAGCGCGCCGAGCGACTGCTCTCCGGCCTGGAGGCGGTGCGCGCCTCCGACAAGGTCGCGAAGCTCCGCTTCCCCGACCCCGCTCCCTGCGGCAAGACCCCGCTGACGGCCGAGGGACTCTCCAAGTCCTACGGCTCGCTCGAAATCTTCACGGATGTGGATCTCGCGATCGACAAGGGCTCCCGCGTCGTCATCCTCGGCCTCAACGGCGCGGGCAAGACCACGCTGCTCCGGCTGCTCGCCGGCGCCGAGAAGCCCGACACCGGAGACGTGACCCCGGGCCACGGCCTCAAGCTCGGCTACTACGCCCAGGAGCACGAGACGCTCGACCCCGAGCGCAGCGTCCTGGAGAACATGCGCTCGGCCGCGCCGGACCTCGACCTCGTCCAGGTCCGCAAGACCCTCGGCTCCTTCCTCTTCTCCGGCGACGACGTCGACAAGCCGGCCGGGGTCCTCTCCGGCGGCGAGAAGACCCGTCTGGCCCTGGCCACCCTGGTCGTCTCCTCGGCGAACGTGCTGCTCCTCGACGAGCCCACCAACAACCTCGACCCGGCGAGCCGCGAGGAGATCCTCGGGGCCCTGCGCACCTACAAGGGCGCCGTCGTCCTGGTCACCCACGACGAGGGCGCGGTCGACGCGCTGGAGCCGGAGCGGATCATCCTGCTCCCGGACGGCGTCGAGGACCTGTGGGGCCCGGACTACGCGGACCTGGTGGCGCTGGCCTGA
- a CDS encoding helix-turn-helix domain-containing protein, whose protein sequence is MAETLKKGSRVTGAARDKLAADLKKKYDSGASIRALAEETGRSYGFVHRMLSESGVTLRGRGGATRGKKAASA, encoded by the coding sequence GTGGCCGAGACTCTGAAGAAGGGCAGCCGGGTGACCGGCGCCGCGCGCGACAAGCTCGCGGCAGACCTGAAGAAGAAGTACGACTCCGGTGCGAGTATCCGGGCGCTGGCCGAGGAAACGGGCCGCTCCTACGGATTCGTCCACCGGATGCTCAGCGAGTCCGGAGTCACGCTGCGTGGACGCGGCGGAGCGACACGGGGCAAGAAAGCCGCCTCGGCCTGA